A single region of the Arthrobacter sp. zg-Y20 genome encodes:
- a CDS encoding DUF6457 domain-containing protein has protein sequence MSTNPETEERRLDDWSRRLTQALQILDLEVDTPMLLELGRKSEETVGGGADIISGFVVGYAAGLTKTSGRKSAEAAVQKAADTAFQLAETGLEGPDNPGWKGSAQ, from the coding sequence ATGAGCACCAACCCGGAGACTGAAGAACGCCGGCTCGACGACTGGAGCAGGCGCCTGACCCAGGCACTGCAGATCCTGGACCTGGAGGTGGATACCCCCATGCTGCTGGAGCTGGGGAGGAAATCCGAAGAGACGGTCGGAGGCGGCGCGGACATCATCAGCGGTTTTGTGGTGGGCTATGCCGCCGGACTGACCAAAACCAGTGGACGGAAGTCGGCGGAGGCAGCGGTGCAGAAGGCGGCGGACACCGCCTTCCAGTTGGCCGAGACAGGCCTGGAAGGGCCGGACAACCCCGGGTGGAAGGGCTCCGCCCAGTAA